tagattgacttactgtggtgtcttcactgcggtgagtcaactgctgccactcccctgtcaacaggagagcgctcaggggtgtgtgtgttgatttattgtgtctggaatagatgtgataaatcgatccccgctggatcgaccGCTGCCCACCAAGAtagcaggtagtgaagacataccctaagtcagcttaactatgtggatttttcatacccctgagcgacatagctgGGTCAACATAActttagtgtagatcaggcctcagtCTCTCTTTTTGAAACAGGTCCCCTTTGTATAAATAATCAGTAGGCCCATGAGAGATCGAATCTACAGCCCACTGGTGAGGATGTTTACCTGATCGGGTCTCCCACCTTTCAGGGGagatcaggcagagcagggatttgaaaaacaaacaaaaaaaaaaaccaaaaacaggtCTCTCATGTCCCAGATGAGTGCCTTAACCCTGTTGGGCAATTGGCTATAATGGGTTCTGTATTGTTCTCATTATGAAAAAGGTctgacctggcttaggcacctaactccaggagagggttcagggcCAAGAATCCCAAATGGAGTTAGGGTCCAAATCCTTAaagatgcttaggcacctaaacccctgtctttttcctctgcatttcacgTCTGGCTAGCTgaggcagctccccactcagcatGCAGGCTTCTGAGAATCCTCTTCTTGCTCACCGTACTCTCCTCATGCACTGGCAGCAGGGTCCCTAGCTGTTGCCTAACTCCGAAGTCCCTTCTGTGACTCTAGCCTCGAGTTACTAGTGAGTTTTTGCTTGTCATAGTTGCCTTAAGGATATTCTTATGAAGACAGTTTCCTATTTAATCCTTATATACTTTTCACATTTTTATGCTGCTTTGACTCTTTTGAACTAAGTGTTTAATTCCCACCTGACATTACATATTAAACCTTCACCCCACTTTATTGTTTAATGTAGCTGATTTCATTTGCAGCTTTGTAAGAGGAATATTCACTCCACATCAAGTGACTCCTCACATTTGCATCACCTTAGCTGCTTGGAAATCCCGAGACTGTGTTGTGACAGCTATCAGATATTAGCtcattcatttcattttgtttagttTCCTCTTTAGTTTCATGGTTGTGGTGATGTCTTGGAGATGCTGCTCTTCGAGACTTTCTGAGGAAAACCTTTACCAGCAGATAGCAGAATTCAGCCACGTTTAACAAAATGCAAATACCAGACACAGCGATCATGAAAATAGTGAACACTGTCTTTTCAGTGGGTCGAGAAACAAAACAGTCCACTGTGTTGGGGCAAGGCCATGCATTGCACTTCACTAGGCGTGGCATTCGGAAGCCATCATACATGAAGTAAAACGCATACATAAAAAGGGCTTCAAAGATCATTCTGAAGAATATGCTGCTGGTGTAGGTCCACCACAAGGGACCCTGAATATGAAATCTTTGTGCTTTTATTTCTTCAATGTCTTTATATTCGCAGGTTTTCCCTCCATTTCTGAGCTGCTTTTTCTTCTCGTTTCTTCTGTATGCAACGTGCATGGCCACGAGAAGTGCAGGAGTTGAGACAAAGATGAGCTGAAGGGCCCACAGTCGAATGTGAGAGATGGGGAAAAAGTGGTCATAGCAAACATTTTTGCATCCCGGTTGCAGAGTGTTGCAGACAAAATCATTTTGTTCGTCTCCCCAGACTTCCTCTGCAGCCACCACAAGGATCATAACACGGAAAATGAACATGACGGTGAGCCAGATCTTTCCGATACTGGTGGAGTGTTTGTTTACACCTCCTAAAATGGCCTGTAGTGTTCCCCAGTCCATTGTCTCGTTTGAATCCTTTGACCTAACAAGACAAAATTAATACACCAAATGATTAGGAAATCAATGCCATAAAACTTGTGATACAAGACATATAATGGCAGAATATTCATGGGCTACAGTAACTGTTTCACAGCTTTTTGGCATATCATTGTCTTACATTGTCACTACAAGTAGCCATAAAGGTCAAAAGGGATTgtctgcatgctgtttgaccacCTCCATTCCAGCACTTGTGTAgatatgtaaataaaacaagttatgcCTAGAATAATAAACTAAGCTCTGTCACTGATTTTCTATTTCACTGGGAAGCTTGTGTGCAAGGCCCAAGAATTCTGCTTCACCCAGCAGAGGGGGGACATTGGTGTCAAGAATACCTTCTGTCACTTCTCCAAAGCACTTCATGCTGCTAAGAGATCATATTTTAGCTCTGTACTAAGATAGCGGATTTGTGTAATCCATGAATTACAATTTTCTGATTCAAACAGAAAGAACTGATAATGGTAGTTGTGTTATCATGCACCAAATCTCAAATCACTGCCTGCAATACACTACAAAAGAACAAGTTAACTTTATGGATACAAACCAGTTTACGGCCCGTAGTTCTTCATCCTTCTGAAGAGGATAAACGGAGCACTATGAAGTTATAGTGTGAAGTCTTTTGGAGGAGACCTCAAAAGACATGATTCCTGGTCTGCTCTACATAGACATAaaaggtctttttttaaaattatatttatataaaaaattacattaaagatgttttaagtacatcagaagcagaaagcctactaaacaaccagtggggtgactggacaattgagatgctaaaggagcactcaaggacgataaggccattgtggagaaattaaattaattctttatattggtcttcacggctgaggatgtatgagagattcccaaacctgaaccattctttttagatgacaaatctgaggaactgtccatgATGTGGTTGatgtgtcattagaggaggttttggaacaaattgataaactaaacagtaataagtcaccaggaccagattgtattcacccaagagttctgaaggaactcaaatgtgaaactgctgatctactaactgtagtctgtaacctaacATTTAAATaagcctctgtaccaaatgactggagtaTAGCTAATGagatgccagtttttaaaaagggctccagaaatGATCCCAgcagttacaggccagtaagcttgacttcagtatcaggcaaactggttgaaactatagtaaagaacaaaattgtcagacacatagatgaacataatttgttggggaagagtcaacatgttttttgcaaagggaaattatgcctcaccaatttactagaattcttcgagggggtcaacaagcatgtggacaagggggatccagtggatatagtgtacttagattttcagaaagccttcgacaaggtccctcaccaaaggctcttaagcaaagtaagagggaaggtcttctcatggattggtaactggttaaaagataggaaacaaagggaataaatggtcagttttcagaatgaagaggggtgaacagtggtgtcccccagagatctgcactgggaccagtcctatgtaacatattcataaatggtctggaaaaaggtacaaacagtgaggtggcaaaatttgcaaaggatataaaactactcaagataggtaagtcccaggaagactgcaaagagctataaaaggatctcacaaaactaggtgactgagcaacaaaagggcattcaacaaaaatgaaattcaatgttgataatgcaaagttatgcacagtggaaaacataatcccaactatacatataaaatcatgGGGTCTAAAattgctgttaccactcaagagaaagatcttggagtcattgtggatagttctctgaaaacatccactcaatgtgcagtggtagtcaaaaaagcgaacagaatgttggccatcattaagaaagggatacacaataagacagacaatatcatattgcctctacagaaatccctggtatgcccacatctttaatgctgcgtgcagatgtgattaccccatctcaaaaaagatatattgaattggaaaaggttcagaaaacagcaacaaaaatgattggggtatggaacggaTTCTGTTTGAGAAGAGAttaatcagactgggacttttcagcttggaaaaaggatgactaagggggggaaatatgatagaggtctataaaatcatgactggtatggagaaagtattATTggctccttctcataacacaagaactaggggtcaacaaatgaaattaataggcagcagctttaaaacaaacaaacaaacaaaggaagtatttcttcacacagcacacagtcaacctgtggaactccttgccagaggatgttgagaaggtcaagactataactgggttcaaaaaagaactagataaattcatggaggataggtccatcaatggctattcgccaggatgggcagggacggttTTCCCTAgcctgtttcccagaagctgggaatgagcaacagggtatggatcacttgatgattacctgttctgttcattccctctggggcacttggcattggccactgtcggaagacaggatactaggctagatgcacttttggtctcacccagtatggccgttcttatgttctagggGTTTAACCTGATGTCCTGCACCAaactttctcctcccccctctgCTGTGCAAAGCGCTGTCCACTTGGCTGCCAACCTCCCTTCGTTTAAATGTAGCACATAAAGTTCTGGGCAAATTCTATCTCAAAGGATCGTCCAACACACCATATAAATGTATGATATTATGCTATAATCCTCAAGGGACACCCAAAGTAACTGGGGTTTCAGATAATCAGGGAAGCTGGCTTAGAAGAATTTAAAGTTTGTGACCCTGAGCAGGGACTTCAAAGCCTGTTGGCCAGTATCCTCAGAGAGGCTAGCCAGCTCCGCAGCTCTGTGACAAAGTATTTTTGCCATTCTGTGCTACTGAGATTTTTAGCCATAAGCATCTTTGTGTCCTGCTGAGTCAGGCAGCCACCAGGAAAGCCAACCAGCTCCACTACCTAATATCACTAAGCTGATAAGTGTCATATCACCAACACTAACGTCAGGAACTTTTCAAACAGTGAGCTTCTAATAGGTGAGGTTCAGATAAATGACATAGTGTTGTATGGATTATGTCCTTTTGTCTATGTACAGAAGTATTACAATAGATTATGGGAACTgagaagaaacacacacaaaaaaaaaaaacacacccccaaTAACCAGAATGGAGTTATCCTCACACAGAATATTGACTACTATTTCTCTCCTTCACTGATTTACAGAAATTTTGTTTGAAGTCCAGTTAACAATTAACTTAATTCACTTATTCTTTACAGGATAAAAAGACACACATTAGAAACTGAAGAATACTGTTTTGTCAGTAAGAACCCTAGCAACATTTTGATCTGTaaatgctgggggagtgggacgAGCACCAAACCCAGCATGAAATGAATTTTCGTTGAGCTGGAGAGAAAGTTTTGAATTTGGTGTACACTCAATTTTCTCCAGAGATTTTCCCCATAACCCTGAAGGAAATGGGTGAGGACTGCCTGTACTGGGCAATAGCTTTTTATAGAGAATATTTTCATTATCTTAATACCTCCTAGAAGAGGAAGaccccagaaaaaaaaacaagcagacaAACAAAcgaaccaaaacaaaacattccacaAAGCTAGCTTagcctttttcccccccacccttatCAGTGTCGGGCATCATCCTTTGAAGTTCTCACTCCATAATTTCTCTTGGCTCTGAAATTTCTATACAAAGACTTTCTGATGTtggttttactttaaaaaaaatatggtgtTGACAGTTTCTAGACTGTCAGCTCTCCAAGTCAGTCTTTTTTTGTTTAGTATCATTTACAGCACCAAACATACTGTGGAATGGGTCAGTAGGAAGATCAATCATAGGACTGGCTTGAAAGTGACAATTCTTATtagtgaaatatttcagtttccaaaaaaaataaaaaaatttcattttgatacAAGTGACACTTTGGTCTGGTTTATACGGCACTGGGCTAGAACACAggagacccaaattcaagtcTCTGCTCAATTCtgcttgaatctgggtctcccatttcccaggccagtgccctaactgctgggcTGCAATATTTGTCTCTGACAAAATTGTTTTTGCATCTGACCTGGTTTCACAAAACACTGTGGTTTTGATGAAACAGTGTTTTCCAATCAGAAATCAATTTCATTGAACAATTTCTGACCAGCTCGAGTGAATACAAATAGCAAAGAACTTCTAGCTATGTATATCACACCTAACAACACCTTATTACAATCACTGGTTCAGAGATCCATGCGTACTAGGACAAAACCTTAGTGCCAACATCCAACAAAGATCATTAACCCTGATTTAGGTATTAAAAGGTCCTGGTTTACAAGGAAACCAACATAGAAGAAATACTATCAAAAGAATGACAGTCACTCCAATTGCaagtaggagaaaatgcaggatTTTAAACAGAAAGTGGTTGGCAGTGTGCCAACATAACAGCTATATCATCTGCACCAAGGTTTATAGGTCACAGCCGCCTCGGATGGTTAGAAAGCGTTTGACAAAACCAAAGAGGACTACAGCTTCATTTCTTGAGGATGTTCAGGATAATCTCATGCACTAGACAGAAGTAACCGTCCAGTCACTGGCAAGGAAAGGacaacaggagcagcaaacacaGGTTCACCATAGCAAATAAACCTGTGACTGAACAGGCCACGGCGGAAGGAATGTCTGTGAACAAGGAGCAGCCATGTGATCAGTGAGCCAATGTGATTCAGAGATTCTAGTCCAATAACTTAGATCTCCCCTTTAACAATTTCTTCTACTTTGGATTTCATAAGTTGGCTAGTTTCATGTCAGGTTGATATTatgtgtgcttttaaaaataaataaaaaaaaaggaagataaaACAAGAGATACTGGCTTGGTGGATACTGACTGTCATGTAACATGGCTTTGGAACCCTTTGGAACTTTGACCCAGGGTCCCATGGCATGAGTCAGGAAATAAGGCTCAGTCTCTTACCAGCAATCTTCTGTGTCACACCTTTATTTCCAGGCAGGGCCAAAATCCTTTCTGCTCTATTGGTTAAAGGTAACTGCACGGTGAGTTGGAAGCTATTGTACGGAGAATGAGTAAAGTCAAAAATCTTAGGTAACTCAGGGAAACAAAGGACATTGAATTTTGAAGATAATACAAGATATTTTTCTGAGTTATTATTGCAATTAAATGTAATGGCCCCTTTTGGGTGGATATAGTAAAACTAGAAGATTTGGTGGGATTACTTCAAAGATGCAAGTTTTTAGAAACACTTCTTGTCCTTATCTGCAGGCTAGAGATCAAGTTCTTTCTAGACTGAACTAACCCCGTCTTGAGACGTGAAGAGTTTCTCCTTCAAGATGCCGACTGCAATTCCCAGGACCTTGCACCTTGCAAAATGAAGCCCTTGAAACAAGCCACATTCTTTTATCCTACAAAGTTATTTAAAAGGAGCAAAGTAGAGTTTTCATTAGCATATAAAAGAAAAAGTTTCTCTGGGTTCATACTTCATGGCAGCACAGAAGAGATCCTGAATTCCCAGAAGATTCTTTAGGGGATAATTAGTCAGATTTCTGAATATTTAGCTTTACTTCACCTGTTATTTATCATGCTGCATGATTTTTAACCGAGACTGAATGTCAGGATTTACCCTGGGGATCATGTGTTGCAAATTCTCTTCTGATACTGAATTTATAACTGAgtaatcttttctttttatgatatcTGCAAGGTTCTCAGCTTTGTATTGCGAATCTTTCCTTGACAAGGGCCAGATCCAATGCCCTTTAAAATCTATGGAAAGACTCACATCAATTAcaaaaggctttggatcaggctctaactGAGCTTTAGATATTGGAATGTTGTAATTGCTTTTGTATACAGATTACAGATGCTTCTATACAGCTAAATATATATCATTTATAAAAACAGATCTGCCACATAGACATTTGTCGCTGTACACACGAACACAGGTTCATTTCTCCTCTCTGAATTCCACCAGTTTCTTTGCATTTCCAGTTTAGTTTCCTTTCTTGCTTCTCCTCCTATCTCATATCTCCTCCATTCCATATGCCCTTTTTCTTGGAgtaggtctacatttaaaacactgcagcggtgcagctgcgctactgtagcacttcagtgaagatgctactacacagacagaagagcttctcctgtcagcgtcgttaacccacctccacgagaggcagtaGCTTTCTATactggtggtggggtggggtttaGGTCATTATAAcggtgttgctcaggggtgtagatttttcccCACACAAAAGTGATATAGTTATATGGATGTAAGAtgatagtgtagacctggccttacttGGCTCACTGCTGTCTCTCCACCCAGCCCTGCTTTTCTTTCCTGCCACCACAccatctctcttccccccttccaCTTCAGCTTCCCAGGTCTCATTATTCCTtttgcctcctcctgccccaccaaGTGTCACTCCCCACCATACACATGCCCAAATCTCTTTTGCCCCTTCACCACTTAAAAACCCATCTCTTCCACCTCCTCCAGGTATCTCTCCTCTTATCCAGAaagctggtgctgccagcatcCTCCATTTGCCCCTCTCATATTCTGCCTCTCAAGGCTCCACTCCTGCTTTCATGCTGGCTGAAAGCCATGTGGCACCTGCAACACTCCCCCGTGATACAGCCACTTACAGTTTGATCCTGCAACCTTTGAAGTCAGTGTCAATACagccattgacatcagtaggtGAGGAATCAACCCCTTAGTGCCATCAGTCCAAATAGGACACACCAACTATCCCTATTCTGCTCAAGCCCTGAATCAAACATCGGTCACGACAACATGTGGGGCAGATGACAACAAAATATTATAGTAGTCCCAACTGAAAGAGTTCTGGAAGAGTTCAATTGCTTTAATTTACTTACAGTGAGGTGGAAGTATTATGGGCTACTCTGCTGACTCAGTACCATTGTTCATCTTTATTTCAGATATTTGCTTCTCAGACCCTTTTACTGACAAAGTGAATAAAATATCAGCCATCTCTCTGACGGAATGAAAAACTAAGGCAAGGAAAACAAAGATTCAATTTAATTGATGGCAGCCTTTATTTTCATATAGCCAGCAAAGCTCTGTAACTGCCATGCCACTGTACACGCGTTAGGACCCCAaaccagcaaaacacttaagcatgagcATAACTTAAAGCATACaaatagccccattgacttaaattCTTTGCTGGACTGAGGCCTGGGAGTGTACCCCACATCTGCAAAAGGCAACAGCAGAAGAAGCAGAAAGAGCATCTGGGGGAATCAAAGGCAGAAAAGGGAAGCAGAGATATACAGGAAGATTAGAGTCAAAGGCAGGAGCCGGGGAGACCAcagtgcagggagggagccaCAGAACTCAATGACATTGAGTAACTGAGCTTTCAGTCTCCACTGTAGAGAAACTCATCccttaaataaaaaattaaaagagcATTTCTATATCAAAAAATGGTTTGAAATGGGGAATCAAGCGGTTGCACATCTCAGCACCAGTCACAGCTGCACTACCCCATTGGTTATTCTGCTGTTCCAGTGGAGCTGCCAGGGGGACCAGACTATCAACATTATCACTAGCGGCAGAGGGTTACTGCACACCTACATAAGACAGCATCAGGATACTAGAGTTGAAAGCTGCAGTTGCAAAGCAAGAGGGCACTATGTGCTTTCCCTGCTAACCCCTATGATACTAGCTCTTAGTGCTGGAATCATCAAGATCCAGTGGTTAGATTATAGTCACTCCCCCCTTAGCAGAGgtctttcttagggcttgtctacactggcactttacagcactgcaatgtTCTCGCTCAGGCAACAGCActttaatgttgctagtgaagacatgcgcATGCTCTCAGGGGTGTCATCACTTGCCGCAGCGCTTTCACATGGCTGTGTAGTCggggcaccagcgctgggagagagctcttctagtgctgttaaaaaacaaacaaacaaacaaaacaaaaaaaccacccccaaccccacaaggggagcagctcccagcagctgaaacttgcagcactatggggggggggggtgttttttcacacccctgagcgagaaagtttcaaCGCTGTAAAGTGGCAATGTGGACAAGGCCTCAGTTAAAAGCTGGGTACAGCAGGTGGTCTTTAATCAGAAGTTAACAATATAGCTTCAACAAACCAGGTGTGTTAGAGATTGCAGTGTATGTAGGCATGCTGGGTTTGTATTAATAAAATGGtgaaaaagataaaacaaaaagtttattcTGTTCATGTAAAgctaacttgtggaactcactgccacaggatattACCCAAGCAAATGGCTTACTAGTAAGATCTAAAAAAGCAGCATATGtaatattatttgtttgtattacagtagcacctgaaGAACCAGTCAGTAATGGTGTCCTATTGCCCTAGGCGCTATACAAATTCAGAATATAAGATCATGCCCTTCTCCCCCACTCCTACAAGTAGTATCCTGATTTACTCATTTCCCCAGGCTTGCATATGGACATGGATGTCTATGGTGCCTCCACTGGCTAGTTAAGCTCAGGTTTCCTCCGATGTTGGGTGTGCCTTGAActgcccctgtcataaatataaagggaagggtaaccacctttaaaatccctcctggccagaggaaaaaccctttcacctgtaaagggttaagaagttaggataacctctctggcacctgaccaaaatgaccaatgaggagacaagatactttcaaagctggagtggggagaaacaaagggtctgtctgtgtgatgcttttgctggggacagaacaggaatgcaatcttagaacttagtaagtaatctagctagctatgcgttagattatgatttctttaaatggctgagaaaataagctgtgctgaatggtatggatattcctgtctttgtgtctttttgtaacttaagattttgcctagagggattctctatgttttgaatctaattaccctgtaaggtatttaccatcatgattttacagaggtgattctttttactttttcttctattaaaattcttcttgtaagaaactgaatgtttttttcattgttcttaagatccaagggtttgggtctgtggtcacctatgcaaattggtgaggatttttatcaaaccttctccaggaaggggggtgcaaggttttggt
The Eretmochelys imbricata isolate rEreImb1 chromosome 1, rEreImb1.hap1, whole genome shotgun sequence DNA segment above includes these coding regions:
- the LOC144257843 gene encoding gap junction beta-6 protein, which translates into the protein MDWGTLQAILGGVNKHSTSIGKIWLTVMFIFRVMILVVAAEEVWGDEQNDFVCNTLQPGCKNVCYDHFFPISHIRLWALQLIFVSTPALLVAMHVAYRRNEKKKQLRNGGKTCEYKDIEEIKAQRFHIQGPLWWTYTSSIFFRMIFEALFMYAFYFMYDGFRMPRLVKCNAWPCPNTVDCFVSRPTEKTVFTIFMIAVSGICILLNVAEFCYLLVKVFLRKSRRAASPRHHHNHETKEETKQNEMNELISDSCHNTVSGFPSS